The Engystomops pustulosus chromosome 9, aEngPut4.maternal, whole genome shotgun sequence genome includes a window with the following:
- the MED29 gene encoding mediator of RNA polymerase II transcription subunit 29 isoform X2, with protein sequence MSTMLDIQTIYENLRNLNLSEETESNNDHIFTNPKRRHSCAPEVYDETKWPTRWTFEPSRAPFRADRSISLTEGPRTALPPPPPGFPPLKNPLPALPAPSPRYKTELCRTFSETGTCKYGSKCQFAHGQGELREPNRHPKYKTEYCHKFHLYGECPYGSRCNFIHHPAEQGSSSQHVLRQSLSYSGVPIRRSSPPPPGFPDPASFSRAPSVSPPPSDSIFSPAPSETRSHVSSLKGMESCSRCSCRCSRAGNLVQDPFSNYQLLRSPSSSSLTETECYSSGSESPVFEVPSQMVANKRLPIFHRLSVSD encoded by the exons ATGTCCACGATGTTGGATATACAAACAATCTACGAG AACCTTCGCAACTTAAATTTATCAGAAGAAACAGAAAGCAACAATGACCACATATTCACCAACCCAAAGAGAAGACATTCTTGCGCCCCCGAAGTCTATGACGAAACTAAGTGGCCAACTCGCTGGACATTTGAGCCTTCCCGTGCTCCTTTCAGAGCAGATCGGTCTATCAGCCTTACCGAAGGGCCCCGAACAGCACTACCTCCACCACCACCGGGGTTCCCTCCTTTGAAAAATCCCTTGCCTGCTCTACCTGCTCCATCACCTCGTTACAAGACAGAGCTGTGCCGTACCTTCTCTGAAACGGGTACCTGCAAATATGGCTCCAAATGTCAGTTTGCTCATGGGCAAGGCGAGCTGAGAGAACCAAACCGTCATCCAAAATACAAGACAGAGTATTGCCACAAGTTTCACCTCTATGGAGAGTGCCCATATGGGTCTCGATGCAATTTTATCCACCACCCGGCTGAGCAAGGTAGTAGCTCTCAACACGTCCTACGTCAAAGCCTCAGCTACAGCGGTGTACCCATCAGAAGATCCTCTCCACCACCACCGGGCTTCCCGGATCCTGCTTCATTCTCCAGAGCTCCATCCGTTTCTCCTCCTCCCAGTGATTCAAtcttctctcctgctccttcCGAGACCAGAAGCCATGTGTCTTCCCTCAAAGGAATGGAGTCCTGCAGTCGTTGTTCATGTCGATGCTCCAGGGCTGGAAATCTTGTTCAGGACCCTTTCTCCAACTATCAACTCCTACGTTCACCATCTTCCAGTTCCTTGACCGAGACTGAGTGTTACAGCAGCGGCTCGGAGTCTCCGGTGTTTGAGGTGCCAAGCCAAATGGTGGCCAACAAGCGGTTGCCTATCTTCCACAGGCTATCCGTCTCCGATTGA